The Candidatus Poribacteria bacterium genome includes a window with the following:
- a CDS encoding DUF3137 domain-containing protein, producing MNKLRSIFGSSKDNIWAQIATDIGGEFIEGGFCSTDVLIYKHGEWQILLDTYTDIVSTGATTTSTTYTRMRAPFINKDGLYFKISRQGFLSSIGKFFGMQDIEIGDPFFDKQFVTKSNNPEKIKLLLANSRIKELCQSQPRIHLSIKDDEGWFGPDFPEGVDELYFERAGVIEETAQLKTLFGLFCLILERLVQIDSAYADDPQITLK from the coding sequence ATGAATAAACTCAGATCTATTTTCGGTTCTTCCAAGGACAACATTTGGGCACAGATTGCCACGGATATAGGTGGCGAATTTATTGAAGGCGGCTTTTGCAGCACGGATGTTCTCATTTACAAACACGGCGAATGGCAAATTCTATTGGATACCTACACGGATATCGTTTCCACTGGAGCCACAACAACGTCAACGACCTACACCCGGATGCGCGCACCGTTTATAAACAAGGATGGACTCTATTTCAAGATTTCTCGCCAAGGATTCCTTAGTTCGATTGGCAAATTCTTCGGCATGCAGGACATAGAAATAGGAGATCCGTTTTTTGATAAGCAGTTTGTAACCAAATCCAACAATCCGGAAAAAATCAAACTGCTACTTGCTAATAGTAGGATAAAGGAATTATGTCAAAGTCAGCCAAGGATTCACCTCAGTATTAAAGACGATGAGGGTTGGTTTGGCCCCGATTTTCCTGAAGGTGTTGATGAATTGTACTTTGAGCGAGCAGGGGTTATCGAAGAGACAGCACAACTCAAGACACTGTTCGGATTGTTTTGCCTAATCTTAGAGCGTTTGGTTCAGATAGATTCTGCGTATGCGGACGATCCCCAAATTACATTGAAGTAG
- a CDS encoding T9SS type A sorting domain-containing protein, with protein sequence MKILTPFSNRNSRISYITLIGIFCCPCLVFAIEPIGTIGQPRPEQHAFLSNEVILRAVPTHIQIVDAHTGAVVDEFGERTRYSDVVFSPTATHLAILNHSSTEPRTTTINIWDVNAREQVMEWQFGSYVRSAAFSPTDSVFATSFKDGIHLWNWQTGEFIGTMARVNFPSTRAIVFSTDGRHLLIVSRHSNVELWNVKTLRLEGRFDGHTGDWSEDVAISPDGAFIATFDSNSTSIHVWDVKTQCPLWRKTSGNGRVSSMVFSPDSQRLYVATQTSRLSRTNYGPWLGWDDQVRVWDINSGQQIDTFGTEFTRLKSMTLSPNEKTALLHYTDAIVLWDIEKKQPLNEWADFVHNDWGWDAGLSPDGRTLISVSRDFIKIWDVPSRQLRRLVSAEKEFFEDLVISPDNKKFAVVQDPWVQVRDLRTGSIKTQFPHRVGYSHEITFSSSGRWIAAEEDWGNLLVLDIKNPKKPQKLKQEQIHIYYGFAFSKNDEYLVAAGEAEDDNYWILLWKRERNAFVFQYKWQVPELYYSSHPTFAFATHTILGVSIRGAVQIWKLLPNRPKLLKTLDGDAPVHFSSNTRYLFTNRNGNLQIWDWRKETPMDYPSIQTYLAISRDGSVLLSQTNTGQIQIWDGKALLPSQHGTVVPHGKQLVILGEVKRNQLLQNFPNPFNPETWIPFRLADESDVTIQIYNPKGQLVRRLSPGTLPAGDYSSQAQAIYWDGRNQMGESVSSGVYLYTINTGDFSATRKMLIRK encoded by the coding sequence ATGAAAATACTTACCCCTTTTTCAAATCGAAACTCACGAATCTCCTATATCACACTAATTGGTATTTTCTGCTGCCCCTGCCTCGTGTTTGCGATTGAACCGATCGGCACGATTGGGCAACCGCGTCCAGAGCAGCACGCTTTTCTTTCCAACGAAGTCATTTTACGAGCTGTCCCGACACACATTCAAATTGTTGATGCACATACCGGTGCAGTCGTCGATGAATTCGGCGAGAGAACGCGTTACAGCGATGTAGTGTTTAGTCCAACTGCTACACATTTAGCGATCCTGAATCATTCTTCTACTGAGCCAAGAACGACAACGATAAATATCTGGGATGTCAATGCCCGTGAACAAGTCATGGAATGGCAGTTTGGAAGCTACGTCAGGTCCGCAGCATTTAGCCCAACAGATTCAGTATTTGCGACATCTTTTAAAGATGGAATTCATCTGTGGAACTGGCAAACCGGAGAATTCATTGGAACGATGGCGCGTGTAAATTTTCCATCAACGCGGGCTATAGTTTTTAGTACCGACGGTCGTCATCTCCTGATAGTCTCACGACATTCAAATGTTGAGTTGTGGAATGTCAAAACACTCCGCTTGGAAGGACGTTTTGATGGACACACTGGGGACTGGAGTGAAGACGTTGCTATCAGTCCAGATGGAGCGTTCATCGCGACGTTTGACAGCAATTCAACTTCAATTCATGTTTGGGATGTAAAGACGCAATGTCCGTTATGGCGAAAAACGAGTGGTAATGGAAGGGTTTCAAGCATGGTATTCAGTCCAGACAGCCAACGTCTGTATGTTGCGACGCAGACATCCCGTCTGAGCAGGACTAATTATGGTCCATGGCTGGGTTGGGATGATCAAGTGCGGGTCTGGGATATCAACTCCGGACAACAGATTGATACGTTCGGCACTGAGTTCACTCGATTGAAATCAATGACACTCTCACCCAATGAAAAAACCGCGCTTTTACACTATACCGATGCTATCGTGCTATGGGATATTGAGAAGAAACAGCCCTTAAACGAATGGGCTGATTTCGTTCACAACGACTGGGGTTGGGATGCAGGGTTGAGTCCTGACGGTCGCACACTGATCAGCGTCTCCCGAGACTTTATCAAGATTTGGGATGTTCCTTCACGGCAGCTGCGACGGCTCGTTTCTGCCGAAAAAGAGTTCTTTGAGGACCTTGTCATCTCGCCTGATAATAAAAAATTTGCTGTTGTTCAAGACCCATGGGTTCAGGTACGCGACCTTCGGACCGGCAGCATTAAAACACAATTTCCACATCGCGTTGGATATTCTCATGAGATCACCTTTAGTTCCTCAGGAAGATGGATTGCAGCGGAGGAAGACTGGGGGAACCTTCTCGTCTTAGACATCAAAAACCCAAAGAAACCTCAGAAACTTAAGCAGGAACAAATCCACATTTATTATGGATTCGCTTTCAGTAAAAACGATGAATACTTGGTAGCTGCTGGTGAGGCGGAAGATGATAACTACTGGATTTTGTTATGGAAACGTGAAAGAAATGCCTTTGTTTTTCAATACAAGTGGCAAGTGCCAGAACTTTATTACAGTTCACACCCAACGTTCGCCTTTGCGACTCATACGATATTAGGGGTATCTATTCGCGGTGCCGTCCAAATCTGGAAACTCTTGCCAAATCGTCCAAAACTTTTGAAAACACTGGATGGAGACGCACCAGTGCATTTCAGCTCAAACACTCGCTATCTCTTCACCAATCGAAACGGCAACCTCCAAATCTGGGACTGGCGGAAAGAGACACCCATGGACTATCCATCTATCCAAACGTATCTTGCTATCAGTCGAGATGGATCCGTGCTACTTTCACAGACCAATACAGGGCAAATCCAGATATGGGATGGAAAGGCACTGCTACCCTCGCAGCACGGCACTGTTGTCCCGCACGGGAAGCAGCTCGTGATATTAGGGGAGGTAAAACGGAATCAACTTCTACAAAACTTTCCTAACCCTTTTAATCCGGAAACTTGGATACCGTTCCGGCTCGCAGACGAAAGCGATGTTACGATTCAGATTTACAACCCGAAGGGGCAGTTGGTGCGCCGCTTATCGCCGGGAACGCTTCCTGCTGGCGATTACTCCTCACAGGCACAAGCCATCTATTGGGATGGACGTAATCAGATGGGTGAGTCTGTGAGTAGTGGTGTCTACCTCTACACGATTAACACAGGCGACTTTTCGGCAACCCGCAAAATGCTTATTCGGAAATGA
- a CDS encoding Gfo/Idh/MocA family oxidoreductase — MNNYRIAIIGLGGMGGSHAQAVELETNCELVAGAEINPERAKAWSERFGVKAIYDDYEKMLDEEQPDIVIVPTQAPMHYPPTIAAAQRGIHVFCEKPTALNLIEADEMVETCDQNHVKFAINHIKRASPYNRHTLSLIEKGEIGDVVLMKATDKGGRKVGNSLMEMGTHLYDWLRLFGGDVEWTHAHLVQMDGRESTVDDIKHTQEVHPHDRDAGLVLGERGHAAFRFKNGIHADVQFLAQPQTNDNAYGIDIIGTEGRIAIRESVGTTMFIHKGQHKTPAEAWEPVHLSSEDLDEQGNPRDKGSIRLLLQRLMLRDLIEAIEEDRYPFASGRDGRDCLEMIHATWESHRRQTRVPMPLTPREHPLERWKREEGIP, encoded by the coding sequence ATGAACAACTATCGTATCGCGATTATCGGCTTGGGTGGCATGGGTGGATCTCATGCCCAAGCAGTAGAATTAGAGACGAATTGTGAACTCGTCGCTGGAGCAGAAATCAACCCAGAACGGGCAAAAGCATGGAGCGAACGATTCGGTGTCAAAGCCATCTATGACGATTACGAAAAGATGCTTGACGAAGAACAACCCGATATCGTCATCGTCCCAACGCAGGCACCGATGCACTATCCCCCAACAATTGCAGCGGCACAGCGCGGCATCCACGTCTTCTGTGAAAAACCGACTGCCCTAAACCTTATTGAAGCCGACGAAATGGTCGAAACCTGCGATCAAAATCACGTCAAGTTTGCTATTAACCACATCAAACGCGCCAGCCCATATAACCGACATACCCTTTCGCTGATTGAGAAAGGCGAAATCGGCGATGTCGTGCTGATGAAGGCAACCGACAAAGGCGGACGCAAGGTCGGCAACTCACTGATGGAGATGGGCACACATCTCTACGATTGGTTGCGCCTCTTCGGCGGCGATGTCGAATGGACGCACGCACACCTCGTGCAGATGGATGGACGTGAGTCAACCGTCGATGACATCAAACATACCCAAGAAGTTCACCCGCATGACCGAGATGCAGGGCTTGTGCTCGGAGAGCGTGGACACGCCGCTTTCCGCTTCAAGAACGGCATCCATGCCGATGTGCAGTTCCTTGCCCAACCACAAACCAACGATAACGCCTACGGCATCGACATCATCGGCACTGAAGGCAGGATTGCCATCCGAGAGAGTGTAGGCACAACGATGTTCATCCACAAAGGACAACATAAGACCCCTGCAGAAGCGTGGGAACCGGTGCACCTTTCCAGCGAGGACCTTGACGAGCAAGGAAACCCGCGAGACAAGGGATCCATACGACTGCTCTTGCAACGCCTTATGCTACGCGATCTTATTGAAGCGATTGAGGAAGACCGATATCCATTTGCAAGCGGCAGAGACGGTCGAGATTGCCTCGAAATGATTCACGCGACATGGGAATCGCATCGTCGTCAGACTCGCGTGCCTATGCCACTCACACCACGTGAACACCCACTTGAAAGGTGGAAAAGAGAGGAAGGCATCCCCTAA
- a CDS encoding ribbon-helix-helix domain-containing protein: MSEFDAKHGRKKHRGKHRRGEHRRDNVVMVRVDEGDLTRIDELVESGQFSSRSEATAFLISEGIKSKQEMFDKISEKISQIQNLKTELGAMIAEDTKPSET, encoded by the coding sequence ATGTCAGAATTTGATGCGAAACACGGAAGAAAAAAGCACCGTGGAAAACACCGAAGAGGAGAGCACAGAAGGGATAATGTCGTGATGGTCAGAGTAGACGAAGGAGATCTCACTCGGATTGATGAACTTGTGGAATCCGGGCAATTTAGCAGTCGCTCTGAGGCGACGGCGTTTCTCATCAGTGAAGGCATCAAGTCTAAGCAGGAGATGTTCGATAAGATATCGGAAAAAATTTCTCAAATTCAGAACTTAAAAACTGAGCTTGGGGCGATGATTGCCGAAGACACAAAACCATCCGAAACTTAG
- a CDS encoding alpha/beta hydrolase, with amino-acid sequence MKKPMMQMIVVLVLMLFFAAATLVLGQRRRAAESTKVPEGVKVYRDIAYVADGHERQKLDLYVPETGENLPLIIWIHGGAWRGGDKKNYIRREYLKAGYAGASLNYRLSQHAIFPAQIEDVKAAVRWLRANAETYRLDPNRFAAWGSSAGGHLVAMLGTAGDVDEFEVGENLEVSSRVQAVVDYFGPTDFLQMDAQSLPDGLVHDAPDSPESQLVGGPIQEHKDRVAKANPITYVSEDDSPFLIIHGDRDKLVPYQQSVLLKDALEKVGVPVTFYKVEGGGHGWFRDPKVPELTKAFLEQHLKPTQ; translated from the coding sequence ATGAAAAAGCCAATGATGCAGATGATAGTCGTGCTTGTTTTGATGCTATTTTTTGCAGCTGCAACCTTGGTTCTGGGACAACGGCGACGTGCTGCCGAGTCTACGAAAGTTCCCGAAGGCGTAAAAGTGTATCGAGACATCGCTTATGTTGCGGATGGACATGAACGTCAGAAATTAGATCTTTACGTGCCAGAAACAGGGGAAAACCTACCGCTTATTATCTGGATACACGGGGGTGCCTGGCGCGGCGGAGATAAGAAAAATTATATTCGGAGGGAATATCTCAAAGCCGGTTATGCGGGTGCGAGTCTCAACTACCGCCTGAGCCAGCACGCCATTTTTCCCGCCCAGATTGAAGATGTGAAAGCCGCTGTGCGGTGGCTGCGCGCAAACGCAGAGACCTATCGCCTTGATCCAAACCGTTTTGCAGCGTGGGGTTCATCCGCTGGTGGACACCTTGTCGCGATGCTCGGTACAGCAGGCGATGTAGATGAATTTGAAGTGGGTGAAAACTTGGAGGTATCCAGCAGGGTGCAAGCCGTGGTCGATTATTTCGGTCCCACAGACTTCCTTCAGATGGACGCGCAAAGTCTTCCTGATGGATTGGTGCATGATGCGCCTGACTCTCCAGAGTCTCAACTGGTAGGGGGACCTATTCAGGAGCATAAGGACCGCGTTGCGAAAGCGAATCCAATCACCTACGTTTCTGAAGATGATTCGCCTTTTCTGATTATTCACGGAGATCGAGACAAGCTTGTTCCGTATCAACAGAGCGTGTTGTTGAAGGATGCATTGGAGAAGGTGGGTGTACCGGTTACGTTCTATAAGGTGGAAGGCGGCGGTCACGGTTGGTTTAGAGATCCGAAGGTCCCAGAATTGACAAAAGCATTCCTTGAACAACACTTGAAACCGACTCAATAG
- a CDS encoding ABC transporter transmembrane domain-containing protein, whose product MRDSMRGFDSGRSSRRRMHHYGGKPRFRKLDHEPLSTTEDVPELLKDQAEALLETGEEIKISVSTDLRFDGTYGQDWLLITNRRLIAFNQNGVIGHDLREVPLSSVKDVEILEMYGNNILKVSTADNAFELSRYSKRLTPKFTRAVSELEGLVSQTGANSDGRPPGGHGRGRRGRGPGGMSSEAKGRCEKCGQPIPSWSDVCVNCVQSGKLIFRLMKYAVPLLYVVVPAFLLMMLIRFVGVYPPILGKELVDTILKPVETAVSSGQPLPETTWGHLQGTVNFLGGWFENIPAAGTFGHLIGLILLMVGVRVFTLVTSSVRGYMMAWVGQNITRRLQNETYEHLNALSIDFFHERDTGNLMSRITHDVSRLRDFIASGIQDIIGDSLTIIFMCIIMFSFNWQLALWTLIPIPCLIFFTIFFGKKMSKVYHVLWKRYANISTILASTIPGVRVVKAFARERYEISRFNDSTYQVFTGEMNAAKLGSLYRPIMEFITYSGSILIWLVGGWQIFQNDITLGTLFMFQSYMMQFFSPVSTLCQMNERFIRAGTSAERVFEIMDTPPSVADKNDAVALRNIRGAVEFRDVYFSYDGEKNALNGVNFTVEPGKMIGLVGHSGAGKSTLINLITRFYDPNDGQIVIDGYDSRDIQVKALRQQIGVVLQDPFLFQGTIAENIGYSKPGASRMEIIAAGMAANAHDFIMKFPDGYDTTVGERGARVSGGERQRISIARAILKNPRILILDEATSSVDTETESKIQEALERLIQGRTVFAIAHRLSTLKYANRLVVLREGAVDEIGTHEELIAQDGTYAGLCEKQTELSKIRAW is encoded by the coding sequence ATGCGCGACTCGATGCGAGGTTTCGACAGCGGAAGGTCATCTCGGCGGCGGATGCATCATTATGGCGGAAAGCCACGCTTCCGAAAGTTAGACCATGAACCTCTGTCGACAACGGAAGATGTACCTGAACTCCTGAAAGATCAGGCAGAAGCACTACTTGAAACGGGCGAAGAGATCAAGATTTCTGTTTCGACGGATCTACGTTTTGATGGGACATACGGACAGGATTGGTTGTTAATTACGAATAGACGGCTCATCGCTTTCAATCAGAATGGTGTTATCGGGCACGACCTGCGCGAGGTGCCGCTCTCATCCGTCAAAGATGTCGAAATTCTGGAGATGTACGGGAATAATATTCTCAAAGTGAGTACTGCGGACAACGCTTTTGAACTATCGCGCTACTCAAAAAGGTTAACCCCAAAATTCACTCGTGCTGTCTCGGAACTGGAAGGGTTGGTTTCACAAACGGGAGCGAATTCAGACGGTAGACCCCCTGGTGGACATGGGCGCGGTAGACGTGGACGGGGTCCAGGTGGAATGTCCTCTGAAGCGAAGGGACGCTGTGAGAAGTGCGGTCAACCTATTCCGAGTTGGTCAGATGTCTGTGTCAATTGCGTCCAGAGTGGAAAACTCATCTTTCGACTCATGAAGTACGCCGTTCCGCTTTTGTATGTCGTTGTGCCTGCATTTCTGCTGATGATGCTCATCCGGTTTGTTGGGGTCTATCCGCCGATCCTCGGTAAAGAATTGGTTGACACTATTTTGAAACCGGTCGAAACTGCTGTTAGTTCGGGACAGCCTCTTCCCGAAACGACGTGGGGGCACCTCCAAGGGACCGTCAATTTTTTGGGCGGGTGGTTTGAAAACATACCGGCTGCCGGTACCTTTGGGCATCTCATTGGGCTTATTCTACTCATGGTAGGGGTTAGGGTTTTTACTCTGGTAACTTCATCTGTGCGCGGATATATGATGGCATGGGTGGGTCAGAATATCACGAGACGGCTTCAGAACGAGACCTATGAACATTTAAACGCGCTCTCTATTGATTTTTTCCATGAACGAGATACCGGAAACTTGATGTCGAGGATCACGCACGATGTATCACGACTCCGGGATTTCATCGCGAGTGGGATACAAGATATTATTGGTGATTCTCTCACAATCATCTTTATGTGTATAATCATGTTTTCTTTTAACTGGCAACTTGCGCTTTGGACGCTGATACCTATTCCGTGTCTTATCTTTTTCACGATCTTTTTCGGGAAAAAAATGAGCAAGGTGTACCATGTTTTATGGAAACGTTATGCGAACATTAGCACGATTCTCGCGAGTACGATTCCAGGGGTCCGCGTTGTCAAGGCATTTGCCCGCGAACGCTACGAGATAAGCCGGTTTAACGATTCGACCTATCAGGTATTTACGGGTGAGATGAACGCGGCGAAACTTGGAAGCCTTTACCGTCCGATTATGGAGTTTATCACCTATTCCGGTTCTATTTTGATTTGGTTAGTCGGGGGATGGCAGATCTTCCAAAACGATATAACCCTTGGCACGCTATTTATGTTCCAAAGTTATATGATGCAGTTTTTTTCACCTGTATCTACTCTCTGTCAGATGAACGAGAGGTTTATCCGAGCAGGCACCTCCGCCGAGCGTGTGTTTGAAATTATGGATACACCCCCGAGCGTTGCTGATAAAAACGATGCAGTAGCCCTTAGAAATATCCGTGGTGCTGTTGAATTTAGAGATGTCTATTTTTCTTACGATGGCGAAAAAAACGCGCTCAATGGGGTTAATTTTACAGTGGAGCCCGGTAAAATGATAGGGTTGGTTGGGCACAGTGGTGCAGGAAAAAGTACGCTCATCAACCTGATTACCCGTTTCTACGACCCGAATGATGGGCAAATAGTGATTGATGGTTACGACAGTCGTGATATTCAGGTTAAGGCGTTACGGCAACAGATCGGCGTAGTTTTACAAGATCCGTTCCTGTTCCAAGGCACGATAGCAGAGAATATCGGTTACTCAAAGCCGGGGGCATCTCGGATGGAGATCATTGCTGCTGGGATGGCAGCAAATGCCCACGATTTTATCATGAAATTCCCCGATGGTTACGATACAACGGTAGGGGAAAGAGGGGCACGGGTTTCTGGTGGTGAACGACAGCGTATTTCTATCGCACGCGCAATTTTAAAAAATCCGCGCATCCTTATCTTGGATGAAGCGACTTCCTCTGTTGATACCGAAACAGAGTCAAAGATCCAAGAGGCATTGGAACGACTCATCCAAGGCAGAACAGTATTCGCTATTGCACACAGGTTGTCAACGCTTAAGTACGCCAACCGGCTTGTTGTGCTGAGAGAGGGCGCGGTAGACGAAATCGGGACGCATGAGGAACTGATTGCCCAAGACGGCACATACGCTGGTTTGTGTGAGAAGCAGACTGAATTGTCAAAAATTCGCGCATGGTAA
- a CDS encoding tetratricopeptide repeat protein, protein MKLFKFALTFLIFLNTLLAISAPRYHPEAARLYDVGLRALTHGEREKAQTALEEAVALDASLADAHCVLGLIYKGAEEIHAAAEAFRQATIADENYIEAYYELADVLLIHLGDTAQAAQILQKVVAIDVHHARARTLLGIAYFRDNLTDAAISELQHAIKLDPTSLMAYYTLGTAFLQQEAWQSAINSFKELIEIDPFHVKAYFSLGTAYRRIGEIEIARKSLQRFEVLSIEEEQLTHLKRFVQRNPNNSDAWYRLGRIQLKRQLWHEATQSLERSVTLAPQETRGYEALGYVHFQRRDYPKAKTMYEKVIAHKPNVATYRNSLGGVCLMLEAYTEAIAQYEMAIQLEPDEPRFYLNLSKAYELAGAQSEAEKTYKEYERLTSKSTSQ, encoded by the coding sequence ATGAAACTATTCAAATTCGCTCTCACGTTTCTCATATTTCTCAACACACTGCTTGCGATTAGCGCGCCGCGGTATCATCCGGAAGCGGCACGGCTGTATGACGTTGGGTTACGCGCACTCACTCACGGAGAGCGGGAAAAAGCACAAACCGCTTTAGAGGAAGCCGTAGCACTGGATGCGTCTTTAGCAGATGCACACTGCGTTTTGGGCTTGATTTATAAAGGTGCCGAGGAGATCCATGCCGCGGCTGAAGCGTTTCGACAGGCGACAATTGCAGATGAAAACTATATTGAGGCGTATTATGAACTTGCTGATGTACTCCTAATTCACTTAGGAGACACTGCGCAGGCTGCACAAATCCTACAGAAAGTAGTAGCCATAGATGTCCATCATGCACGCGCGCGGACACTATTAGGCATTGCCTATTTTCGTGATAATCTAACCGATGCTGCTATCAGTGAACTTCAGCATGCTATTAAGCTCGATCCGACCTCGCTGATGGCGTACTACACGCTCGGTACTGCCTTTCTGCAACAAGAAGCTTGGCAATCTGCTATTAATAGTTTCAAAGAATTGATTGAAATTGATCCGTTCCACGTGAAGGCGTATTTTAGTTTGGGTACTGCGTATCGCCGTATTGGAGAGATAGAAATAGCACGGAAAAGTTTACAACGTTTTGAGGTGCTGTCTATTGAGGAAGAGCAGTTGACCCATCTTAAGCGGTTTGTGCAGCGGAACCCCAACAATTCCGACGCGTGGTACCGACTGGGGAGGATCCAACTGAAGCGGCAGCTGTGGCACGAGGCAACGCAATCTTTGGAACGTTCCGTCACCCTCGCACCACAAGAGACGCGTGGCTATGAAGCACTCGGTTATGTTCACTTTCAGCGACGGGACTATCCAAAAGCGAAAACAATGTATGAGAAGGTAATTGCGCATAAACCGAACGTTGCTACCTACCGCAACAGTCTCGGTGGGGTTTGTCTGATGTTAGAGGCGTATACTGAAGCGATTGCGCAATATGAAATGGCTATCCAGTTAGAACCTGATGAACCGCGTTTCTATTTGAATCTTTCTAAAGCTTATGAGCTCGCTGGCGCACAGTCAGAAGCCGAGAAAACTTATAAAGAATATGAACGTCTTACGTCAAAATCCACTTCTCAATAA
- a CDS encoding O-methyltransferase — protein MQRLDILHPSIDDYLLDIIPERDEVLTEMEAHARANRFPIVGPLVGRVLHQLVLLTNPTRIFEMGSGFGYSAYWMAKALQKPEASIICTDGSQENADRAAGYLARGGIADRIDYRVGNALEIIDETQGDFDIIYNDIDKDGYPEAFHKAIPRLRSGGLFITDNMIWGGRVVTQEPGSPPEGLDEREQWFHAATIGVRELTRLLYSSPDVFTTIIPLRDGVSVAVKR, from the coding sequence ATGCAACGTTTGGATATTCTTCACCCGTCGATTGACGACTATTTACTCGATATTATTCCTGAACGCGATGAAGTACTCACCGAGATGGAGGCACATGCACGCGCAAATCGTTTTCCAATCGTGGGACCACTCGTCGGGCGGGTCTTACATCAATTGGTGCTGCTGACCAATCCCACACGGATTTTTGAGATGGGATCGGGTTTCGGGTATTCAGCGTATTGGATGGCGAAAGCACTGCAAAAACCGGAAGCATCTATCATCTGCACCGACGGTTCGCAGGAGAACGCCGATCGCGCAGCAGGCTATCTCGCGCGCGGCGGTATTGCAGATCGCATTGACTATCGTGTTGGTAATGCGCTTGAAATCATCGATGAAACCCAAGGTGATTTCGACATCATCTACAATGACATCGACAAAGACGGATATCCTGAAGCGTTTCATAAGGCGATTCCACGACTTAGAAGTGGGGGATTGTTTATTACGGATAATATGATCTGGGGTGGACGCGTCGTCACGCAGGAACCGGGTAGTCCTCCAGAAGGACTTGATGAGCGGGAACAGTGGTTTCACGCCGCTACGATTGGTGTCAGAGAGTTGACACGTCTCCTCTATAGTTCGCCTGATGTATTTACAACGATTATTCCGCTCCGTGATGGCGTTTCTGTCGCTGTGAAACGTTAA
- a CDS encoding DUF1854 domain-containing protein — translation MKEAIKVTDGLKFLDASGVRLERNAFEELVVQLPDGSIRKRVEPVYAFPVSETSRYIALMDEESNEIGIIEDIKHLPHESRKILVEELQRRYFMPKIIKINALEGQFGITQWMVETSQGDVQFSLRSRYDIVTLGNGRVLIKDADGNRYEIENYNKLDAQSIALLETQM, via the coding sequence ATGAAGGAAGCGATTAAGGTTACTGATGGATTAAAGTTCCTTGATGCAAGCGGTGTTAGGCTTGAGCGGAACGCGTTTGAAGAGTTGGTTGTCCAACTTCCAGATGGGTCGATTCGGAAGAGGGTCGAACCGGTCTACGCTTTTCCTGTAAGTGAGACCAGCCGATATATCGCTTTAATGGACGAAGAATCTAACGAGATCGGCATTATTGAGGATATAAAACATCTGCCACATGAGTCCCGCAAGATTCTCGTTGAGGAGTTACAGAGACGCTACTTTATGCCGAAGATTATCAAAATCAACGCGCTTGAAGGGCAGTTTGGAATTACACAATGGATGGTTGAAACTTCGCAAGGGGATGTCCAGTTCAGCTTGCGCAGCCGGTACGATATTGTCACACTTGGAAACGGACGCGTTCTGATTAAGGATGCAGATGGTAACCGCTATGAAATTGAGAACTACAATAAGTTGGACGCGCAAAGCATCGCGCTCCTTGAAACCCAAATGTAG